cctcccccgtatataaagggagggaggaggagggggccggccaaggggagaggcgcgccctagggggggcaatcctactccaagtaggtttggccccccctttcctattaggagtaggagagggaaggaagagaggggagggaagaaggaaagggggcccggcccccctcccaattcagattgggcttgggaggggcgcgccccctcctttgctccttctctctcctttccactaaggcccaataaggcccatatacttaccggggggttccggtaacctcccggagctccggtatattcccaatctcatccggaaccttttcggtatccaaatatatccgtccaatatatcaatctttatgtcttgaccattttgagactcctcgtcatgtccgtgatcacatccgggactccgaacaaacttcggtacatcaaaacttataaactcataataaaactgtcatcataacgttaagcgtgcggaccctacgggttcgagaactatgtagacatgacctagaactattctcggtcaataaccaatagcggaacctggatgtacatattggttcctacatattctacgaagaactttatcggtcaaatcgcataacaacatacattgttccctttgtcatcggtatgttacttgcccgagatccgatcgtcggtatccaatacctagttcaatctcgttcccggcaagtctctttactcattccgtaatacatcatcccgtaactaactcattagttacaatgcttgcaaggcttaagtgatgtgtattaccgagagggcccagagatacctctccgacaatcggagtgacaaaacctaatctcgaaatacgccaacccaacatgtaccttcggagacacctgtagagctcctttataatcacccagttacattgtgacgtttggtagcacacaaagtgttcctccggtaaacgggagttgcataatctcatagttgtaggaactttgtataagtcatgaagaaagcaatagcaacatactaaacgatcaagtgctaggctaacggaatgggtcaagtcaatcacatcattctcctaatgatgtaatcccgttaatcaaatgacaactcatgtctatggctaggaaacttaaccatctttgattcacgagctagtcaagtagaggcatactagtgacactatgtttgtctatgtattcacacatgtattatgtttccggttaatacaattctagcatgaataataaacatttatcatgaaataaggaaataaataataactttattattgcctctagagcatatttccttcacccccatACTCCACTGTGGGTGAGCCtctcttctgcacatcttcacaagtccattgtcaccacaatggatggcaagcttcaagcatttgatctcttcgtgatgcttcacttgaacgTGCACACCACAATCTAACCCCACAAATAACTCCcacgaagatcatgggttagtacacaaaggcgTAATTGAcagtgcttaccataccatgggatcgcttgatccctctcggtacatattctacgctttgtgtgttgatcaacttgattcactctttgacttagtcttgatcaaccttgaatctttctatctctcttcatttggatgatgtcttgaaggtaaacatgaatgatcacacaatcttcttcttcaagacatgcttgcaataagctcaacactcacatgaccaatctttggataattccttaatagcaccttggtcaactcataaactccttgaaaccaacacatggacttcaagaaaagcctatggacagatccttcaaatataactcaagacaaccattagtccatagagattgtcatcaattaccaaaaccaaacatgggggcaccgcatgttctttcacaatGCTCGCACATACGCGCGTACACGAGAGAAACGcggaaacctccgtgcatcgcttggccccgaccacccaccgtaaccgggaactccccgatattttcctcgcccttgcttttaccatgattttttccgtcatgaacggcgcaaagaatgtcatgcaactgcgtctccggccctcccaggacgaaaggcccattttctgtcatgtttttttgtcatagaagtaggaacccaccacatctatgatgataccgggttctgtcataattatcgtcatagaagtgtcataagcatgacaaaaaaatcgttcggcccaaaatgtcacggatgtgtcttttttttgtagtgacgccaGGTTGgattggaacgcctgctcttgtataaggagcGCCAGGTCTGCTCACCAGCTGCGTTCGCAATATGCAGGTGTGCAACGGGCAATTGGCCCAGACCCatgcgcgcttaggatttagaccggcgtgctgacctctctgttgagcctaggtagggatgcgacgtgttgatctttcgaggtcgggcatgacccaggaaagtgtgtccggccagagggatcgagcgtgttgggtaatgtggtgcacccatgcatggaagtttatctattcgaatagccgtgtcccccgGTAAAAGGACGATCCCGAGTTGTacttcgaccttatgacaactagaaccggatacttaataaaacacacctcttACAAGTTCAAGATacgacccggtgatcgctttctcacagggcgacgaggagagggtcggcgggtaggattatgctatgcgatgttacttgatgCTACACTTGCTACTCTATTCTACATGTTTCGAGATGGAGGCTGCcacaagcgtagtcttcgataggccttgctatccccctcttattctggcattctccagttcagtccatagatattACCCCTTTTTATAGAtatcaatgcatatgtagtgtagatccttgcttgcgagtactttggatgagtactcacggttgctttgctccctcttttgccccttttcctttcttctcggatgtcccaaccagatgctggagcccaggagccagacgccaccgttgacgatgactcctattacaccgagggtgcctactactgtgtgcaggccgccgacgaccaggagtagttaggaggatcccaggtaggaggtctgcgcctctttcgacccgtatcctagtttgtgctagccatcttatggcaccttgtttaacttatgtctgtactcagatatcgttgcttccgctgactcatttatgatcgggcacttgtattcgatccctcgagccccctggcttgtaatatgatgcttgtatgacttatttgtttttagagttgtgttgtgatatcttcccatgagtccctaatctttatcatacacgtttgcgtgtatgattagtgtacgattgaatcaggggcgtcacacatGGCAGTTCATACTAGTTCATACTAGTTCATACTAGTTCATGCAAGATTGAAATAGAGTTAGATGCGGGTGGAGTACAAGGGGGATTGGGGGTACACAACAGACACTGGCTAACCGTGACGGCTGTTGAGGCGTGCGAAGCGGCGGGTCGAGTGGCTAGCCTTCATCTTCTTGTCCATCGCCGTGCAGGACGGTGggtcgtcgtcgtcctcggcggAGTCGAGGTCGATCTGCTGGGTACGACGGCCTGGCTCCAGCGCCCTCACTGGCATCTGGACCGGTTCTTCCTCCTTCTTAGGCTCCCCACAGATGACCGCCGACGCCACGATTGTCGTCTCCCAGTACAGTGTGGCACGACGATCATTAGGAGCCCAGTAGTTCTTGTACTTGGACCACCTCTTCCTCTGTTTAGCGTCGTCGGAGACGGCCTGATTCATGGCCCAACAAATGATGTCGACTGCCATCGCGCCCTTCGATGGGTTAGGAATCAACGTCTTCAACTCTTGTGCAGTGGCCCTCATGAGCACTGCATCAGATTCCTTCTGCATGTCAGGCATGGAGCCAAAGTTTGAGCACACCTCCATAGTGTTCTCGAACTTGGTGCGGTCACCAGCCGACCACCCAAGGAAGAAGGCCCTCGAGCCAAtaccccaagggaaggggttgacattggagctggagctggagctcAGGGTGATGGAGAGGAGGAAGGTTGATAGTGAGAGAAGAGAGGGGTGGGTAAGTAGTGGTGGTCAAGTTGAGTAAATATAGGCGCGATGGAGAGGAGGAAGAGTAACACTCATGTCGTTTAAACTACATGCTCTTCAATAAGCCATGAACTCTGTGATGTGCCTGACTCCATGAATTGTGTGCAGATCGAGGAGAGCAATGAGATGGGCACAGAGGTGCTCCCGGTCGTTGACAAGAAGGGCAAGGAGCCGGTTCATCCAATGCCCGAGGTGGTGCTGCCGCCCACCGTCGAGGAAGAACTGAAGACACCAACGGTTGGCGATGACAAGCGCATGGAGGAGCCCCCCAGCAGCAAGCGCCGCAACTACGACCACTACCATGAGGAGGGTGGCCCaactcacttctgcaaggtcatccttgcaCCGAAGCTTGAGCGCATCCCCATGCCCCTGGACTTCATCAAGCACTTCGCCGCGGTGCCGACGGAGTTCAAGCTGAGCAACAACACCGAATGCTTCTGGAGGGTGACGGTGAAGCTAATGAACGACAGCGTGACctggatcagggttgggccaccttcgccgtcgttcatcagatcaagatcggctacatggtgacgttcaagctcctgactcccgacaccctcaaggtcatcatcttcgacgacgATGGCATTGAGGTGGTCAACAAGTGCGGGGAGCATGACGAAGCCTTCGCCGTCAGGGACTAGGGCCGGGTCACCTCCTTCTTAAGTACTACCAAGTCCGCTTTTATGGTTTATGCGTTGAACTGTTTGAACTATCGTTATGATGTGTGGTACTATGTTATCTGAACTATGCTATTAAGTAGTTGATGTTGTGTTTATGCTCTGCTCTGCTTATGATGTATGGTACATGGTTGTGCCGAAGTGTGCtggtaacctcaccaactagccaaagaggttaccacacaccaggcgttgcatacaaccaaacaccatgcctTGGGTTTATACACTAACATGCATGCAACCAAACACCATGCAATGTGGTTCAACCCATGCAGGCAAGAGGGCATGCAGACAACGAAACCACTTGCATATCGTGCATTTGAGACTGCATTTGCATAGCCAGGCTGAGTTGAGAAGACTATGCAATAAAGCTACTGTAGACTACGACAACCAAACACGCTCATAGTTCTTAAAAAAAAGTTGTCGCGCATATGCGCGGCCTGCCGATAGCGACGAACAACTGTGCACCCAGTCGTTCAACCATGCCACGGTCACGACCAATCACGTCGCGCCAAGTAGGCGAAACCATACCGACGTGGCAGAGCACCAGACGTGGACGCGCACGATTGGTCCGCACACGCGTTCGtctcctctctcgcgagcaaacttAAATCCGCACCACCACGCCCGGTGACGCAGCCGATCGATCGCCACCATCTAGCCCCCCCTCCGGCTTCCAGAAGCTTCTCGACGGCGCCATGCGTCCGGCCAtcctcgccgccctcctcctccttctcgccgCCGCGGCCTCCCCGGCGGCCGCACTCTACTCCGCCGGCTCCCCGGTCCTCCAGCTCAACCCCAACAACTTCAAGAAGGTCTCGCCTCTCCCCGTCTCCAGATCGGCTCTCCTCCCATTTGAGCTCCTCTCTGACCTCGAGCGGCGTGCCGCCATTCGCTTGCGCGCAGGTGTTGAACGCGAACGGGGTGGTGCTGGTGGAGTTCTTCGCGCCGTGGTGCGGGCACTGTAAGCAGCTGACGCCGATTTGGGAGAAGGCCGCCGGCGTCCTCAAGGGCGTCGCCACAGTCGCCGCGCTCGACGCCGACGCCCACAAGGAGCTCGCGCAGGTGAGCACCGCCTCTCGTTTCCTTTTGACCCGCCCACACTCCACATGTGCGTGCTGATCTGCTTGTTTCCTGATGTGATCTCGGCATCGGTAGCAGCGACATCACAGTAACTTATCGATCGTTAGCGTATAATTGCTTTACTGGTGCATCCGCCGTGTAATTTTGTTCGATAGAAGGACATTAACCAGCTCAGTACCAAGATTATGCACTTGTAGTGGGACATTGTAGTTCAGACGGTAAATTTTACTAAGATGCTTCGATGCTTTTTATATAGTAAATGAATTTAAATTCTGCTGAAGAAAGACGCAGTTTGACAGAGGCTTATCAGCAATCAGGATTTGGTCTCTTGCTAATGCTGTTTTGGTATCCTCCCAGTCCAGTTGATTACTAGCCTGTTTTTGTTTTCAAATCTCTGTTAAGTATATACAGAGGCCAAAATCCAAAGAGTTGTGCAACTTTAGGTTGATATGGCGGCATTCTGGCATTGCGTACAAGTTTGTTTCTTAGCGTTCTATGATTTTTTTTTGTGTGTCAGAAATTACTTTTTGTATCAAAGCACTCTTGTCTCAAATGTTATAGCACAGAAGATGGATACTCCCGATTAAAGACAACAAGCAAGACATTGACTGTGAATTAAGACTGTTACGGCTTTACCAATGTACCTGCAGTGAAACTTAACCACAACAATTCATCCAAACCATCTCGTGTTCCACATGTGCATTACTATTGATGGTTGTAGGATATTAATTACAGCATGGTTTTAAGTTGTGTTTAGCATAGCAGACTGATAGTTAGGGCCAGAGGAGTGATCATCAAGTCTATATTGTGGCGATGaatacaacaacaacagcaacagcaagaaagcctttagtcccaaacaagttggggcaggctagagctgaaacccataagaatctcgcaaccaactcatggttattgcacatggatagcaagcttccatgcacccctgtccatggctagttctttgttGATACTCTagtccttcagatctctctttacggactcctccaATGTCAAGTTCAGTCtacccgacctctcttgacattatcagcacgctttagccgtccactatgcactggagcttttggaggcctgcgctgaatatgcccaaaccatctcagacgatgttggacaagcttctcttcaattgtggCAATGAATACTTTAGTTAAAACTAACTTAGGCAACATGCATATGGACTACTTTCTTTCGCTTTCCTCTACAATTGTATGCCTGAATcacttcttaaacagtttatattcTAAATTGATGACAATAACACAACATTTCTGGCTTTTATAATTAGAATTAATAAATACTTTTATGGAATGCTACTAATACAGTTTGTGATGAATTGTGTTACTTTTGCAGCAATATGGAATACGGGGATTCCCAACCATAAAAGTGTTTCTCCCTGGCAAGCCACCAGTGGATTATGAAGGCGCAAGAGATGTAAAGCCAATTGTAAATTTTGCTCTGTCGCAGGTTAGTTGCAGCAAACCctatttatcttgcaattctatTTTGTCCCACTAATTTGCATGATATATTCTCAATTGCATTTTCTTATGTTGCACAAGTTGTTTATACTTTTGATGTGATGTTTCCTCTGCTACGCCACCAATATGTACATCCTTTTCCCTGGAGACATTATATGTTTTTGTCTGAATGTGAAGAGTAAAAGTTATATCCACTTAAATAACTTAGGATCTTACAGGATGTAATACTATGAACAACAAGTGCCATCTTTCTGTTGGCTGAAAATGGTGTCTTGGGTAGCCCATGATTCTACTTACCAACTTCTCCTAATGACTTTGAGGCAGCCACTCTGCATAGCTTAGCATGCAATGATCCTTCTTACTCCGATTTTACTCTTCTCTGAAGTCCAGCAATTACTCTTACACTAATGTTAGCTGACTTGAGTTTCTTCAACATGTCATGTGTTTCAATTTAATTGTTTGTTGGTCATCACCGTTGCATGCTGTGAATCGACAATCTTCGTTCTTTATATTGTATTATTTTGCACTCCCTCCGGTTTGGTTTATAACTCAGGCACGGGTTTTTAGGTCTTCAGTTGAACCAGGCAAATgttaatatggatcagagggacTATAAGAAATATATCTTTTGATTCTAACCATATAATTTGTGATATATTATATACATGTTTTATTTGCCAAATCAAAGACCTTAAAACCCTTATACCCGACTTATAAACCCAACCGAAGGGAATATGAATTTGTCCGTTATGTTGCAAAAGATGTGAGCTTCCACTTTCATTACAAGGGAAAATATCTGTTTGTTTTATGATGCACAGGTCAAAGGTCTTCTCAGAGATAGGTTGGATGGTAAGACATCAGGAGGTTCAAGTGGAAAAACCTCTGGTGGTTCAAGTGAGAAGAAACATGAACCAAATGAATCAGTAGAATTGAATTCGAGTAACTTTGACGAACTTGTCGTCAAAAGCAAGGATCTTTGGATTGTGGAGTTCTTTGCACCGTGGTATGTAGCTCAATACCCATATTGTTCATCATGTTAATCGATTCTTTACTTGCTATTGGGTGTTTTCTCCAAATTAAGAGAATTATATACATAATTCTGCACTATGTAGTCATCTCTTATTATTTCTTATTTATACTCTAGCACATTCTTGATTAACTATAGGGCTTCAGAAGAGTTATAACCAAACCATAGAAATTTGAGTTTGTATGGTTGTATGCATCTGAGAATGCAGAGGTTAAGAGGTTTAACCTTCCTTCTCAAGAAAAAAGAATATTAAGTTCGTGATTTTGGTTGACATATATGAGGCCTACCTTTTAACTAGACTATACGAGCTCACATGATGCTAAAGTAAAGTCGATGCTCCCCTTTCATCAGTTGCCAATATAGAGAGATAAGCCTTTTCCATTGGATCTTGCTTGATTTGGTTCCTATGCTTAAGCTTTGTCTGATCTCCTCTACTGTTCATACACATTATCACATTTTTCAAGTTAATCCATTTGTTTGATGTATTGGACTTTTAGTATTGTATTTCTGCTACTTGTGTGTTGAGAATAAATCCTTTTAACTGAATACACTTTTCGGCTCGTCGACTGTATTGTTTTTCTTGTTAAGGTGTGGGCACTGCAAGAAATTGGCCCCTGAATGGAAAAGGGCTGCAAAGAACTTGAAAGGTCAAGTGAAATTAGGCCATGTTGATTGTGACTCTGATAAGGTACGACCTTGGGACTATATCCTCATTTAACATTTTCATCTTCTGGTTGAATTTCGTCCTAGGAAAAAAATTATTTCAGGCCAACATTATAGGTTAAATTTAAGAATGTATTTGTCATACTAATGAATCTGCACTTTGATTTCACTAAAAATTGAAATTATACAAGAGAAATTGTTGTTGGTAACATTTGGTTTGAAAATCTTGGCGAGTTCTTGGCATTCTTGTGATCAGCAAGACTGGAATGAAGTGTTTTTTCCCCAGTTACTGCAATTTTATATAATGAAATTAACTCACCAATATCACTTTGGGGTCACATCATAAATTTGCATATCATACAAATGCTGGAGTCTGGCAGCAAATAACTATGGTTATCTTGGAAATTTTATCGAGGAAAGCTTCAGTTAGTTAACTTATCCGTGAGCCATTTGATTGAGTTTTGTCGCCTATGTTTTGTTTGAGGTGCCTTtttaacatgatgacatgatatactaCAATACTTTGAACTTTAATAGGTCAATCAGAAGATTCAATTGAATTACTAGGTTTGAATGATTTTTTGAAATGTTTCAGGCAGTGTATCAGACTATCAGAATAGTTAGAGTTGAAACTTGACATTTTGAAAGCATGCATGCATGTGCCACCAAATAGTTTGTTGGGCCTACCATGCAGCTTCTTTCTCGAGTAAATATTGCAAGTATATATTTTTGACTCGTGATTTT
Above is a window of Triticum dicoccoides isolate Atlit2015 ecotype Zavitan chromosome 5B, WEW_v2.0, whole genome shotgun sequence DNA encoding:
- the LOC119309911 gene encoding protein disulfide isomerase-like 2-3, encoding MRPAILAALLLLLAAAASPAAALYSAGSPVLQLNPNNFKKVLNANGVVLVEFFAPWCGHCKQLTPIWEKAAGVLKGVATVAALDADAHKELAQQYGIRGFPTIKVFLPGKPPVDYEGARDVKPIVNFALSQVKGLLRDRLDGKTSGGSSGKTSGGSSEKKHEPNESVELNSSNFDELVVKSKDLWIVEFFAPWCGHCKKLAPEWKRAAKNLKGQVKLGHVDCDSDKSLMSKYKVEGFPTILVFGADKESPFPYQGARAASAIESFALEQLEANAAPPEVSELTSADVMEEKCASAAICFVSFLPDILDSKAEGRNKYLELLLSVAEKFKKSPYSFVWAGAGKQADLEKQVGVGGYGYPAMVALNVKKGAYAPLRSAFELAEITEFVKEAGRGGKGNLPLEGAPTVVQSEPWDGKDGEVIEEDEFSLEELMADSSPPNDEL